One Mycobacterium sp. SMC-4 DNA window includes the following coding sequences:
- the trxA gene encoding thioredoxin, with the protein MATRDLTAEEFNETINDNEIVLVDFWASWCGPCRAFAPTFSASSDKHPDVVYAKVDTEAEQQLAAAADIRSIPTLMAFKKGKLVFNQAGALPPAALEDLVQKVKEFDIDAAIASQEDGQQ; encoded by the coding sequence GTGGCTACCCGAGACCTCACCGCCGAAGAGTTCAACGAGACCATCAACGACAACGAGATCGTTCTGGTCGATTTCTGGGCATCGTGGTGCGGCCCCTGTCGTGCCTTCGCACCGACTTTCTCGGCCTCGTCGGACAAGCACCCCGACGTCGTCTACGCCAAGGTCGACACTGAGGCAGAGCAACAGCTCGCCGCCGCGGCCGACATCCGATCCATTCCTACGCTGATGGCCTTCAAGAAGGGCAAACTGGTGTTCAACCAGGCCGGCGCGCTACCCCCGGCCGCGCTGGAGGACCTGGTGCAGAAAGTCAAGGAATTCGACATCGACGCCGCGATCGCGTCCCAGGAGGACGGCCAGCAGTAG
- a CDS encoding enoyl-CoA hydratase — translation MTQPEPFVLVERPRPHVALVTLNRPERMNSMAFDVMVPLRDVLRDLTYDNDVRVVVLTGAGRGFSSGADHKSAGSVPHVAGLTRPTFGLRSMEVLDDVILALRRMHQPVIAAVNGAAIGGGLCLALAADIRIAAANAYFRAAGINNGLTASELGLSYLLPRAIGSSRASEIMLTGRDVDAEEAERIGLVSRQVPADQLLATCYQMAERIAGFSRPGTELTKRTLWSGLDAGSLEAHMQAEGLGQLYVRLLTHNFEEAVAARREGRAPTFTDDK, via the coding sequence GTGACCCAGCCTGAGCCGTTCGTCCTCGTCGAGCGCCCGCGTCCGCATGTCGCCTTGGTGACGCTGAACCGTCCGGAGCGGATGAATTCGATGGCGTTCGACGTGATGGTGCCTTTGCGCGACGTGCTGCGCGACCTGACCTACGACAACGATGTTCGCGTCGTGGTGCTGACCGGTGCCGGCCGCGGCTTCTCGTCGGGCGCCGACCATAAGTCCGCCGGGTCGGTACCCCACGTGGCCGGATTGACCCGGCCCACCTTCGGGTTGCGCTCGATGGAGGTACTCGACGACGTCATTCTGGCGCTGCGCAGGATGCATCAACCGGTCATCGCCGCGGTCAACGGTGCGGCCATCGGCGGCGGGCTGTGTTTGGCGCTGGCCGCCGACATCCGGATCGCCGCGGCCAACGCGTACTTCCGCGCCGCCGGCATCAACAACGGCCTGACCGCCAGTGAACTCGGCCTGAGCTATCTGCTGCCACGAGCCATCGGGTCATCGCGGGCGTCCGAGATCATGCTGACCGGACGTGATGTCGACGCCGAGGAGGCCGAGCGCATCGGGTTGGTGTCGCGACAGGTGCCCGCCGATCAGCTGCTCGCCACCTGCTACCAAATGGCAGAGCGTATTGCCGGTTTTTCCCGACCGGGTACCGAGTTGACCAAGCGCACGCTGTGGAGCGGCCTGGATGCCGGATCGTTGGAAGCCCACATGCAGGCCGAAGGCCTGGGCCAGCTGTACGTCCGGTTGCTGACACACAACTTCGAGGAGGCCGTCGCCGCTCGCCGGGAGGGTCGAGCGCCGACCTTCACCGACGACAAGTAG
- a CDS encoding ABC-F family ATP-binding cassette domain-containing protein, protein MITATDLEVRAGARTLLSSEGSALRVQPGDRIGLVGRNGAGKTTTMRILAGEGEPYAGHISRTGEIGYLPQDPKEGDLDQLARDRVLSARGLDALLSDLEKQQALMAEVVDDAARDKAVRRYGQLEERFAALGGYAAESEAGRICASLGLPDRVLTQPLRTLSGGQRRRVELARILFAASDSGSGSATTLLLDEPTNHLDADSIGWLRTFLQNHTGGLVVISHDVELLADVVNRVWFLDAVRGEADVYNMGWQKYLDARATDEQRRRRERANAERKASALRAQAAKMGAKATKAVAAQNMLRRADRMMAALDDERAADKVARIKFPTPAPCGKTPLIAKGLTKTYGSLEVFSGLDLAIDRGSRVVVLGLNGAGKTTLLRILAGVETPDAGGLEPGHGLKIGYFAQEHDTLDNLATVWENIRHAAPDTGEQDLRGLLGAFMFSGAQLEQPAGTLSGGEKTRLALAGLVASTANVLLLDEPTNNLDPASREQVLDALRSYVGSVVLVTHDPGAAEALNPQRVLLLPDGTEDFWSDEYRDLIELA, encoded by the coding sequence GTGATCACCGCAACGGACCTCGAGGTCCGCGCCGGAGCGCGCACCCTGCTCTCCAGCGAGGGCTCGGCGCTGCGTGTGCAGCCCGGTGACCGCATCGGACTGGTCGGCCGCAATGGCGCCGGTAAGACCACCACCATGCGCATCCTTGCCGGAGAAGGCGAACCCTACGCCGGACATATCAGTCGTACGGGTGAAATTGGTTATCTGCCACAGGATCCCAAGGAAGGTGACCTGGACCAGCTGGCCCGCGACCGGGTGCTCTCGGCGCGCGGCCTGGACGCCCTGCTCTCGGATCTGGAGAAGCAGCAGGCGCTGATGGCCGAGGTCGTCGACGACGCGGCCCGGGACAAGGCGGTTCGCCGCTACGGGCAACTGGAGGAACGGTTCGCCGCTCTGGGCGGGTATGCCGCCGAGAGCGAAGCCGGCCGAATTTGTGCCAGCCTCGGATTGCCCGACCGCGTGCTCACCCAGCCGCTGCGCACGCTGTCCGGCGGACAGCGCCGCCGCGTCGAATTGGCGCGCATCCTGTTCGCCGCATCAGACAGCGGTAGCGGTTCGGCGACCACGCTGCTGCTCGACGAGCCCACCAACCACCTCGACGCCGATTCGATCGGCTGGCTGCGCACTTTCCTGCAGAACCACACCGGCGGGCTGGTCGTGATCAGCCACGATGTCGAGCTGCTTGCCGACGTGGTGAATCGGGTGTGGTTCCTCGACGCGGTCCGCGGTGAGGCCGACGTCTACAACATGGGCTGGCAGAAGTACCTCGATGCGCGTGCCACCGATGAGCAACGGCGCCGCCGCGAACGCGCGAACGCCGAACGTAAGGCCTCCGCACTGCGCGCCCAGGCCGCCAAGATGGGCGCCAAGGCCACCAAAGCCGTTGCCGCGCAGAATATGTTGCGACGTGCCGATCGCATGATGGCTGCCCTCGACGATGAGCGGGCCGCCGACAAGGTGGCTCGGATCAAGTTCCCGACCCCCGCGCCGTGTGGCAAGACCCCGCTGATCGCCAAGGGTTTGACCAAGACCTACGGCTCGCTGGAGGTGTTCAGCGGGCTGGATCTGGCGATCGACCGCGGATCGCGAGTGGTCGTCCTGGGGCTCAACGGCGCCGGTAAGACGACGCTGCTACGGATCCTGGCAGGGGTCGAGACCCCCGATGCCGGCGGTCTGGAGCCCGGTCACGGCCTCAAGATCGGCTATTTCGCTCAGGAACACGACACCCTCGACAACCTGGCCACGGTGTGGGAGAACATCCGCCACGCCGCCCCTGACACTGGGGAGCAGGACCTGCGCGGGCTGCTCGGGGCGTTCATGTTCAGCGGTGCTCAGCTCGAGCAGCCCGCCGGCACCCTGTCCGGGGGTGAGAAGACCCGGTTGGCGCTGGCCGGTTTGGTGGCCTCGACAGCCAACGTGCTACTGCTCGACGAACCCACCAACAACCTCGACCCGGCCTCGCGGGAGCAGGTTCTCGACGCGCTGCGCAGCTACGTCGGGTCGGTGGTACTAGTGACCCACGATCCCGGCGCCGCCGAGGCACTCAACCCGCAACGAGTGCTGCTCCTGCCCGATGGCACCGAGGACTTCTGGTCGGACGAATACCGGGATCTCATCGAGCTGGCCTGA
- a CDS encoding helix-turn-helix domain-containing protein produces MKRDNKTRDQLISELRTAYESGASIRTLVASTGHSYGSIHSMLRESGATMRSRGGPNHRGRK; encoded by the coding sequence ATGAAAAGGGACAACAAAACCAGGGATCAATTGATCAGCGAGCTCCGCACCGCGTACGAGAGCGGTGCCAGCATACGCACCCTTGTTGCGTCCACCGGCCACTCATACGGCTCGATCCACAGCATGCTGCGCGAGTCCGGTGCGACCATGCGCAGCCGCGGCGGGCCCAATCACCGCGGCCGTAAGTGA
- a CDS encoding TetR/AcrR family transcriptional regulator, producing the protein MPRVTDDHLAARRRQILDGARRCFAEYGYENATVRRLEHSIGLSRGAIFHHFRDKDTLFFELAREDAERMADVAAREGLIQVMRDMLAAPEQFDWLATRLEIARKLRNDPSFSRGWAERSAELSAATAERLRRQKQAGRLRDDVAGEVLRTYLELVLDGLVARLASGDDPQRLSAVLDLVEDSVRQR; encoded by the coding sequence ATGCCCCGGGTGACCGACGACCATCTGGCGGCGCGCCGCCGCCAGATTCTCGACGGCGCCCGCCGGTGTTTCGCGGAGTACGGGTACGAGAACGCGACCGTGCGGCGGCTCGAGCACAGCATCGGGCTGTCGCGCGGCGCGATCTTTCACCACTTCCGCGACAAGGACACGCTCTTTTTCGAGCTGGCCCGTGAGGACGCCGAGCGCATGGCCGACGTGGCCGCGCGGGAGGGCCTGATCCAGGTGATGCGGGACATGCTGGCCGCACCGGAGCAGTTCGACTGGTTGGCGACCCGTTTGGAGATTGCTCGCAAGCTGCGCAACGATCCGTCGTTCAGTCGGGGTTGGGCGGAACGCTCGGCAGAGCTGTCCGCCGCCACCGCCGAGCGGTTGCGCCGCCAGAAGCAGGCCGGTCGGCTACGCGATGACGTCGCCGGCGAGGTGCTGCGCACCTACCTGGAATTGGTGCTCGATGGGCTGGTGGCCCGCCTGGCTTCCGGCGACGATCCGCAGCGGCTCAGTGCCGTCCTCGACCTCGTCGAGGACTCAGTGCGACAGCGCTGA
- a CDS encoding aconitate hydratase: MSSKNSSQNSFGARNTLDVGDKSYEIYRLDAVPGTEKLPYSLKVLAENLLRTEDGTNITKDHIEAIANWDPSAEPSIEIQFTPARVIMQDFTGVPCIVDLATMREAVGELGGDPQQVNPLAPADLVIDHSVIADLFGRADAFERNVEIEYERNGERYQFLRWGQGAFNDFKVVPPGTGIVHQVNIEYLASVVMDRDGVAYPDTCVGTDSHTTMENGLGVLGWGVGGIEAEAAMLGQPVSMLIPRVVGFKLTGERRPGVTATDVVLTVTEMLRRHGVVGKFVEFYGEGVAEVPLANRATLGNMSPEFGSTAAMFPIDEVTMEYLRLTGRSQEQLALVEAYAKAQGMWHDPSREPTFSEYLELDLADVVPSIAGPKRPQDRIALDDAKNAFRKDIHNYVENNNPAPETQLDDAIDGTFPASDPATLQFADDGAVPVHSAANGADGRPTNPVTVTSDERGEFVLDHGAVVIAAITSCTNTSNPEVMIGAALLAKNAVEKGLTSKPWVKTTMAPGSQVVTDYYDKAGLWPYLEKLGFFLVGYGCTTCIGNSGPLPDEISKAVNDNDLSVTAVLSGNRNFEGRINPDVKMNYLASPPLVIAYALAGSMDFDFESDCLGTDADGNPVFLKDIWPSQQDISDTIASAINQEMFTKNYADVFKGDDRWRNLPTPSGDTFEWDQDSTYVRKPPYFDGMPAEPEPVTDISGARVLALLGDSVTTDHISPAGSIKPGTPAAQYLESHGVDKKDYNSYGSRRGNHEVMIRGTFANIRLRNQLLDDVSGGYTRDFTNGGEQAFIYDAAQNYAEQGIPLVVLGGKEYGSGSSRDWAAKGTSLLGVRAVIAESFERIHRSNLIGMGVIPLQFPEGESAASLKLDGTETFDITGIEELNSGKTPKTVHVKATKEGSDTVEFDAVVRIDTPGEADYYRNGGILQFVLRNMLKTQ; this comes from the coding sequence GTGAGCAGCAAGAATTCATCCCAGAACTCATTCGGAGCGCGCAACACGCTCGACGTCGGAGACAAGAGCTACGAGATCTACCGCCTCGATGCGGTCCCCGGCACCGAAAAACTTCCCTACAGCCTCAAGGTGCTCGCCGAGAACCTGCTGCGCACCGAGGACGGGACCAACATCACCAAGGACCACATCGAGGCGATCGCCAACTGGGATCCGTCGGCCGAGCCGAGCATCGAGATCCAGTTCACCCCCGCCCGGGTCATCATGCAGGACTTCACCGGCGTGCCGTGCATCGTCGACCTGGCCACCATGCGCGAAGCCGTCGGCGAGCTCGGCGGCGATCCGCAACAGGTCAACCCCCTGGCGCCGGCCGACCTGGTGATCGACCACTCCGTGATCGCCGACCTGTTCGGTCGCGCTGACGCCTTCGAGCGCAACGTCGAGATCGAATATGAGCGCAACGGTGAGCGCTACCAGTTCCTGCGCTGGGGCCAGGGAGCATTCAACGATTTCAAGGTGGTGCCTCCCGGCACCGGAATCGTGCATCAGGTCAACATCGAGTACCTGGCCAGCGTCGTGATGGATCGCGATGGGGTGGCCTATCCGGACACCTGCGTGGGCACCGACAGCCACACCACCATGGAAAACGGTCTGGGCGTGCTGGGCTGGGGGGTGGGCGGTATCGAGGCCGAGGCCGCGATGCTCGGCCAGCCGGTGTCGATGCTGATCCCCCGCGTTGTCGGCTTCAAGCTGACCGGTGAGCGCCGCCCGGGTGTGACGGCCACCGACGTTGTGCTCACCGTGACCGAGATGCTGCGCCGGCATGGAGTCGTGGGCAAGTTCGTCGAGTTCTACGGCGAAGGAGTGGCTGAGGTGCCACTGGCCAACCGCGCGACGCTGGGCAACATGAGTCCCGAATTCGGTTCCACCGCAGCGATGTTCCCGATCGACGAGGTCACAATGGAGTACCTGCGGCTGACCGGGCGCAGTCAGGAACAGCTGGCCCTGGTCGAGGCCTACGCCAAAGCGCAGGGCATGTGGCACGACCCGTCACGCGAACCCACGTTCTCCGAGTACCTCGAGCTCGACCTCGCCGACGTGGTGCCGTCGATCGCTGGACCGAAGCGCCCGCAGGACCGCATCGCGCTCGATGACGCGAAGAATGCTTTCCGCAAAGACATCCACAACTACGTCGAGAACAACAATCCCGCGCCGGAGACCCAGCTCGACGACGCGATCGACGGCACCTTCCCGGCCAGCGATCCGGCGACGTTGCAGTTCGCCGACGACGGCGCGGTGCCGGTGCACTCGGCAGCAAACGGCGCCGACGGCCGCCCCACCAACCCGGTGACCGTCACCTCCGATGAACGCGGAGAATTCGTGCTCGACCACGGCGCGGTGGTGATCGCGGCGATCACCTCCTGCACCAACACCTCCAACCCGGAGGTGATGATCGGTGCGGCACTACTGGCCAAGAACGCCGTTGAGAAGGGTCTGACGAGCAAGCCGTGGGTGAAGACCACGATGGCGCCGGGTTCACAGGTCGTCACGGATTACTACGACAAGGCCGGCTTGTGGCCGTATCTGGAGAAGCTGGGCTTCTTCCTCGTCGGTTACGGCTGCACCACCTGCATCGGCAACAGCGGGCCGCTGCCCGACGAGATCAGCAAGGCCGTCAACGACAACGATCTGTCGGTGACCGCGGTGCTGTCGGGCAACCGGAATTTCGAGGGCCGGATCAACCCCGACGTGAAAATGAACTACCTGGCATCCCCTCCGCTGGTGATCGCCTATGCGCTGGCCGGCAGCATGGACTTCGACTTCGAATCCGACTGCCTGGGCACCGACGCCGACGGCAATCCGGTCTTCCTGAAAGACATCTGGCCGTCACAGCAGGACATCAGTGACACCATCGCCAGTGCGATCAACCAGGAGATGTTCACCAAGAACTACGCCGACGTGTTCAAAGGCGACGACCGGTGGCGCAATCTGCCGACGCCCAGTGGCGACACCTTCGAGTGGGATCAGGATTCGACCTACGTGCGCAAGCCACCGTACTTCGACGGCATGCCTGCCGAGCCGGAGCCGGTCACCGATATCTCCGGCGCCAGGGTCCTTGCGCTGCTGGGCGATTCAGTCACCACTGACCACATCTCCCCCGCCGGCAGCATCAAGCCGGGAACCCCAGCTGCGCAATACCTGGAGTCGCACGGCGTCGACAAGAAGGACTACAACTCCTACGGCTCGCGGCGCGGCAACCACGAGGTGATGATCCGCGGCACCTTCGCCAACATCCGGCTGCGCAATCAGCTGCTCGACGACGTCTCAGGCGGGTACACCCGGGACTTCACCAACGGCGGTGAGCAGGCGTTCATCTACGATGCCGCGCAGAACTACGCCGAGCAGGGCATCCCGCTGGTGGTGCTGGGCGGGAAAGAATACGGCTCGGGGTCCTCGCGCGACTGGGCCGCCAAGGGCACCAGCCTGCTGGGCGTGCGCGCGGTGATCGCCGAGTCCTTCGAACGCATCCACCGGTCGAACCTGATCGGGATGGGCGTCATTCCGCTGCAATTCCCCGAAGGCGAGTCGGCGGCGTCGTTGAAGCTCGACGGCACCGAGACCTTCGACATCACCGGCATCGAGGAGCTCAATAGCGGCAAGACTCCCAAGACGGTGCATGTCAAGGCCACCAAGGAAGGGTCGGACACCGTGGAGTTCGACGCCGTGGTTCGGATCGACACCCCCGGTGAGGCCGACTACTACCGTAACGGCGGCATCCTGCAGTTCGTACTGCGCAACATGCTCAAAACGCAGTAG
- a CDS encoding DUF6676 family protein — protein sequence MTGPLWIPHLPAYIPPEIDIEQVKADVADDGVSVPPAAAADVPALREVVDDAREDGIDLKIVVIDFNPPIETPLRDIATEVGMAYPGSTVLTLSPGFAGTYSPTFDRVTLEAGQDLARTGDSVQSSKNFVGELTNSHFAWTPFTIVLVLAVAAAVVATRILQVRGKREAIKEVSPEQD from the coding sequence GTGACCGGACCGCTCTGGATTCCCCACCTGCCGGCATACATCCCGCCGGAGATCGACATCGAACAGGTCAAAGCTGATGTCGCCGACGACGGAGTCAGCGTCCCGCCTGCCGCGGCGGCGGATGTCCCGGCGCTGCGCGAGGTCGTCGACGACGCACGTGAGGACGGGATCGACCTCAAGATCGTCGTCATCGATTTCAATCCGCCGATTGAGACCCCGCTGCGCGACATCGCCACCGAGGTCGGCATGGCTTACCCGGGTTCGACGGTGCTCACGCTGAGCCCCGGGTTCGCCGGGACCTACAGCCCGACCTTTGACCGGGTCACCCTGGAGGCGGGTCAGGACCTTGCCAGAACCGGCGATTCGGTGCAGTCCTCGAAGAATTTCGTGGGGGAGTTGACTAACTCGCACTTTGCCTGGACGCCATTCACCATTGTGCTTGTTCTCGCCGTTGCAGCAGCTGTGGTGGCAACCCGGATACTGCAAGTGCGCGGCAAACGTGAGGCAATCAAAGAAGTCAGTCCTGAGCAGGATTGA
- the ripA gene encoding NlpC/P60 family peptidoglycan endopeptidase RipA — MRRTPGGASASRLCAVTLAFGMVVTTPHLAQAQPKSNSIVELVSQVATVNQKLQNLGAAIQTQQESVNKAILEVANARDTAAEAQAEVDASARRVQDADAAIAAAQRRFDTFAAAMYTRGPSSSYLTAGDPADILHAAAAGQTLSLSSQKVMSDLLAARTEQVNKESAARLAKQQADEAVEAAETSQQAAVAALTGAQETFQAQQVELDRLTAERAEAQSKLREAQSLAAPSGSSPAAAPTGSTAGRGSTAPGAAAPGGGDADWDVDPATGNRETAWDMTLPQIPSAFVSGDPIQIINAVIKIITTSFEITQNLGRRFLQSLGLLPTPTGITNGAIPRLHGQQATEYVIKRGMSQMGVPYSWGGGNAAGPSRGIDRGANTVGFDCSGLMLYMFAGVGIKLDHYSGSQYNAGRKVPSAQMRRGDMLFWGPNGSQHVAMYLGNGQMLEAPYTGSVVKISPVRTSGMTPYAVRMIEW; from the coding sequence ATGAGACGCACCCCTGGCGGCGCCTCCGCTTCGCGGCTGTGCGCGGTGACATTGGCGTTCGGCATGGTCGTCACGACCCCGCACCTGGCGCAGGCCCAGCCGAAGAGCAACAGCATCGTCGAGCTGGTCAGCCAGGTGGCGACGGTCAACCAGAAGCTGCAGAACCTGGGAGCCGCCATCCAGACGCAGCAGGAGAGCGTCAACAAGGCGATCCTGGAGGTGGCGAATGCGCGCGACACCGCCGCCGAGGCACAGGCCGAAGTCGATGCGAGCGCCCGGCGAGTCCAGGACGCCGACGCCGCGATCGCCGCCGCCCAGCGCAGGTTCGACACCTTCGCCGCGGCCATGTACACCCGCGGGCCGTCCAGCTCGTATCTGACCGCCGGTGACCCCGCCGACATCCTCCACGCGGCCGCAGCCGGCCAGACGCTGTCGCTCAGCTCGCAGAAGGTGATGTCCGATCTACTCGCAGCTCGAACTGAGCAGGTAAACAAGGAGTCCGCGGCACGGCTGGCCAAGCAACAGGCCGACGAGGCGGTCGAGGCCGCAGAGACCAGTCAGCAGGCGGCAGTCGCGGCGCTGACCGGGGCCCAGGAGACGTTCCAGGCCCAGCAGGTCGAACTCGACCGTCTGACCGCCGAACGCGCAGAGGCGCAGAGCAAGCTGCGCGAAGCCCAGTCCCTGGCCGCGCCGTCGGGCAGTTCGCCGGCCGCCGCGCCGACCGGATCCACGGCTGGGCGCGGCAGCACGGCGCCCGGAGCCGCCGCTCCGGGCGGCGGCGACGCCGACTGGGACGTCGACCCGGCCACCGGCAATCGCGAGACCGCCTGGGATATGACGCTGCCGCAGATCCCCAGTGCCTTCGTCAGCGGCGACCCGATCCAGATCATCAATGCGGTCATCAAGATCATCACCACCTCCTTCGAGATCACCCAGAATCTCGGACGACGGTTCCTGCAGAGCCTGGGTCTGTTGCCCACCCCGACCGGCATCACCAACGGAGCCATCCCGCGACTGCACGGCCAGCAGGCCACCGAGTACGTCATCAAGCGCGGCATGTCGCAAATGGGGGTGCCGTACTCGTGGGGCGGCGGTAACGCCGCCGGCCCGAGTCGCGGCATCGACCGCGGAGCCAACACCGTCGGCTTCGACTGCTCGGGCCTGATGCTCTACATGTTCGCAGGGGTCGGCATCAAGCTCGACCACTACTCGGGCTCGCAGTACAACGCCGGCCGGAAGGTGCCATCAGCGCAGATGCGCCGCGGTGACATGCTCTTCTGGGGCCCGAACGGCAGCCAGCACGTCGCGATGTACCTGGGCAACGGTCAGATGCTGGAGGCGCCCTACACCGGTTCGGTGGTCAAGATCTCACCGGTGCGCACCAGCGGCATGACGCCTTACGCCGTCCGAATGATCGAGTGGTGA
- the ripB gene encoding NlpC/P60 family peptidoglycan endopeptidase RipB codes for MVRRFLVSLTASLLAAAAVLLGAAGPAGAQPEANQWDPTLPKLISAGAPGDPLAIANASLAATAQATQVTMDLGRKFLQTIGLAPKDAPAGVAPGFVRGPAAIEYVIRRGGSQLGTPYSWGGGKPTGPSRGIDSGANTVGYDCSGFTQFSYAGVGVLIPKYSGDQYNTGRKVPLSQAKRGDLLFWGPGGSQHVAIYLGGGKMLESSGSAGKVTISPVRTAGLQPNVARIIES; via the coding sequence CTGGTGCGCCGCTTCCTCGTCTCTCTGACTGCATCCCTGCTCGCCGCGGCCGCCGTGCTGCTCGGCGCGGCCGGTCCTGCCGGCGCCCAGCCGGAGGCCAATCAGTGGGACCCCACCCTGCCCAAGCTGATCAGTGCGGGTGCTCCCGGTGACCCGCTGGCCATCGCGAATGCATCGCTGGCCGCCACCGCCCAAGCCACCCAGGTGACCATGGACCTGGGCCGCAAGTTCCTGCAGACCATCGGCCTGGCTCCCAAGGATGCCCCGGCCGGCGTGGCGCCGGGCTTCGTCCGCGGGCCGGCGGCCATCGAATACGTCATCCGGCGCGGTGGCAGCCAGCTGGGCACGCCCTACTCCTGGGGAGGCGGCAAACCCACCGGACCGAGCCGCGGGATCGACTCGGGAGCCAACACCGTCGGCTACGACTGCTCCGGGTTCACGCAGTTCTCCTACGCCGGGGTGGGGGTGTTGATCCCGAAATACTCCGGCGATCAGTACAACACCGGCCGCAAGGTGCCGCTGTCTCAGGCCAAGCGCGGCGACCTCCTGTTCTGGGGCCCCGGCGGTAGCCAACATGTGGCGATCTACCTCGGCGGCGGCAAGATGCTGGAGTCCTCCGGCAGCGCCGGCAAAGTCACCATCAGCCCGGTGCGGACTGCGGGACTGCAGCCGAACGTGGCCCGGATTATCGAATCCTGA
- a CDS encoding MoxR family ATPase: protein MTSPSGPPQGTGGYPGQAPTQGHSAGAHAASPAASGPAQSNGLQNEVHTLERAIFEVKRIIVGQDQLVERMLVGLLAKGHVLLEGVPGVAKTLAVETFAKVVGGTFARIQFTPDLVPTDIVGTRIYRQGKEEFDIELGPVVVNFLLADEINRAPAKVQSALLEVMAERKISIGGRTFPLPSPFLVMATQNPIEQEGVYQLPEAQRDRFLFKLNVGYPSPEEEREIIYRMGVKPPEPKGILTTADLLRLQDVAANTFVHHALVDYVVRVVTATREPEKFGMPDAKAWIAYGASPRASLGIIAASRALALIRGRDYVIPQDVVEVIPDVLRHRLVLTYDALADEISSETVINRILQTVALPQVNAIPQQGHSAPPAVPSAAAAASR from the coding sequence ATGACCTCACCGAGTGGGCCGCCGCAGGGCACTGGCGGATATCCCGGACAGGCCCCGACCCAGGGCCACTCCGCCGGGGCGCACGCAGCGAGCCCGGCGGCTTCCGGTCCGGCGCAGTCCAACGGTCTGCAGAACGAGGTCCACACCCTTGAGCGGGCCATCTTCGAGGTCAAGCGAATCATCGTCGGCCAGGACCAGCTCGTCGAGCGCATGCTGGTCGGCCTGTTGGCCAAAGGCCATGTGCTGCTGGAAGGCGTGCCCGGCGTGGCCAAGACGCTGGCTGTGGAGACGTTCGCCAAGGTCGTCGGAGGCACCTTCGCCCGTATCCAGTTCACCCCCGACCTGGTGCCCACCGACATCGTCGGTACCCGCATCTACCGGCAGGGTAAGGAGGAGTTCGACATCGAGCTCGGCCCCGTCGTGGTGAACTTCCTGCTGGCCGACGAGATCAACCGCGCACCGGCAAAGGTCCAGTCGGCACTGCTGGAGGTGATGGCCGAGCGCAAGATCTCCATCGGTGGTCGTACCTTCCCGCTGCCCAGCCCGTTCCTGGTGATGGCCACCCAGAACCCGATCGAACAGGAAGGCGTGTATCAGCTGCCCGAGGCGCAGCGCGACCGCTTCCTGTTCAAGCTCAACGTCGGCTACCCATCGCCGGAGGAAGAGCGCGAGATCATCTACCGGATGGGCGTCAAACCTCCGGAGCCCAAGGGGATTCTGACCACCGCGGATCTGCTGCGCTTGCAGGACGTCGCCGCCAACACCTTCGTGCACCATGCGTTGGTCGACTACGTCGTGCGCGTTGTCACCGCCACCCGCGAGCCGGAGAAGTTCGGCATGCCCGATGCCAAGGCCTGGATCGCCTACGGCGCCTCGCCGCGCGCTTCGCTGGGCATCATCGCCGCCTCGCGAGCGCTGGCGTTGATCCGTGGCCGCGACTACGTGATCCCGCAGGACGTGGTGGAGGTCATCCCCGACGTGCTGCGTCACCGCCTGGTGCTGACCTATGACGCGCTAGCCGACGAGATCTCGTCGGAGACGGTGATCAACCGCATCCTGCAGACCGTCGCACTGCCCCAGGTCAATGCCATTCCGCAGCAGGGTCACTCGGCACCGCCGGCGGTGCCCTCAGCGGCCGCTGCGGCCAGCCGCTGA